A genomic window from Archocentrus centrarchus isolate MPI-CPG fArcCen1 chromosome 2, fArcCen1, whole genome shotgun sequence includes:
- the LOC115797454 gene encoding sterile alpha motif domain-containing protein 3-like — translation MEPTERLKLRVILDPDNAERLILPSCPSSVQALIDEIRTRLKLTFDFRLQFHDPDFGNALCNLVEIEHLPSTASVKVVRLVELDQISTSTDDTIILTDSTDSTDTPERISRWPEVFIVPIFSYEMEHVLREGNAAYEKDGTVIRLPRDQKHNILKTMGEEIFRLKAYPSSTQIGKAAEALVRKHPCLKERNSDTGWEGWKNSLRHKIGNQRKKFAKAGIKDVAVNSGKRSRTNPEGAAPRANIKRPRRGEVNFLPSYPSGETRESLETRRVEMVEEFQKTSGERAIPLIHQHMMRTFALRREEIITTSPPVSELKERWPALFCETQLYCEFHRITNQHLPHVFYAALDEYAPKLIGLYKKKKTGRVGEKMDQLMLAYEKQDKNDIHATRTTALAGLPIYLKEDSSGIFKTCKDEMEFHEGAVALVADVDEEEAPAGVPFSPRQVFIVLEDQVVMTYHSWTDALVCLFGLIYALHLSYPVKCISFFEFIQVVLLKLNDERKQLKPKLQTLKNELV, via the exons ATGGAGCCAACAGAGAGATTGAAGCTAAGGGTCATCCTTGATCCTGATAATGCTGAAAGACTAATTTTACCATCTTGCCCAAGCAGTGTACAAGCCCTCATAGATGAGATCAGAACTAGGCTAAAGTTGACTTTTGACTTTCGGCTTCAGTTTCACGACCCAGATTTTGGTAATGCATTGTGTAATTTGGTTGAAATAGAACACCTGCCAAGCACAGCATCTGTCAAAGTTGTCAGATTAGTTGAGCTGGACCAGATTTCAACCAGCACTGATGACACAATCATTCTGACTGATAGTACTGATAGCACAGATACACCAGAGCGTATTAGTCGGTGGCCAGAGGTTTTTATTGTTCCAATATTTTCTTATGAGATGGAACATGTGCTAAGGGAAGGTAATGCAGCATATGAAAAAGATGGGACAGTAATTAGACTCCCTAGAgatcaaaaacacaacatactcAAGACAATGGGGGAAGAAATCTTTAGACTGAAGGCATATCCTAGTAGCACACAAATTGGCAAGGCTGCAGAAGCTTTAGTTAGAAAACATCCCTGTTTAAAGGAGAGAAACTCTGACACCGGGTGGGAAGGATGGAAGAATAGTCTGAGACATAAAATAGGAAACCAAAGAAAGAAGTTTGCTAAAGCTGGCATCAAAGATGTAGCTGTAAATTCTGGGAAGCGCAGCAGAACAAACCCAGAAGGAGCTGCACCAAGGGCCAATATTAAAAGACCTAGGAGAGGTGAGGTCAACTTCCTTCCCAGTTATCCTTCTGGAGAAACAAGGGAGTCTCTGGAGACCAGGAGGGTTGAGATGGTTGAGGAGTTCCAGAAGACCTCTGGTGAAAGAGCCATCCCTCTTATTCATCAACACATGATGCGCACCTTTGCCCTCCGGCGTGAAGAGATCATCACAACTTCTCCTCCTGTGTCAGAACTTAAGGAAAGATGGCCAGCACTCTTTTGTGAGACACAG CTCTACTGTGAATTTCACCGGATTACCAATCAGCATCTGCCACACGTGTTTTATGCTGCATTGGATGAATATGCTCCTAAGCTGATTGGACtttacaaaaagaagaaaactggacGGGTTGGTGAAAAGATGGACCAGCTTATGTTGGCATATGAGAAACAG GACAAAAACGACATTCATGCAACAAGAACAACAGCCCTGGCTGGCCTACCCATTTACCTCAAAGAGGATTCTTCAGGCATTTTCAAAACATGCAAG GATGAAATGGAGTTCCATGAAGGTGCAGTTGCTCTGGTTGCTGATGTGGATGAAGAAGAGGCGCCTGCTGGAGTTCCTTTCTCACCACGCCAAGTGTTCATTGTGCTTGAGGATCAGGTTGTAATGACTTATCACTCATGGACTGATGCactggtgtgtttgtttgggcTAATCTATGCTCTACATCTGAGCTATCCTGTGAAGTGCATTAGCTTTTTCGAGTTCATTCAAGTAGTGTTGCTGAAGCTCAACGATGAGAGAAAGCAACTTAAACCAAAGTTGCAGACACTGAAAAATGAGCTGGTGTAG